Below is a genomic region from Neurospora crassa OR74A linkage group VII, whole genome shotgun sequence.
aagtCGGTCGGCGAAGGTCTCGTCGGCGCCCCCGCCTGCGGTGATGTCATGCGCCTTCACATCAAGGTCGACCCCGAGACTGGAGTCATCAGCGACGTCAAGTTCAAGACCTTCGGCTGCGGCTCTGCCATGTGAGTATTGTCTCTTTCGTCACTGATAGACACGGATGCCTCGGGAAGCCATGGGGGCCAAGAAAAAGTGACCGAAGCCACGGGCGATACGAAATTGATACCACACAACGATCAAATGAAACGCGAGCGACGACAAACTAGTTTCATCGACGTATAGTTGCAACTACAACACCTCGGTTCAGCATAAGCAGGGAGGATGAGCAGAGAAATGCGACACCTGAAAGTTGAAACCTCCAGGCCGTTACACCCCAGGTTTCAGTGCTGCTTGGGTGTGCGCGCGAATAAGCGATAACCTCCCCATGCCTTTCCAACGCCTTCGACAAACGGAGAACGATATCGAGAACTACTCGGATTCACTACCTACGATTCCTAAAAAACGACGATAGCTTGATCATTGGCTTCCCAAGGCTTTAGTGTTACCATAACGTTCTGAGCTCAGCTTACTAACTCCCTTCAGTGCCTCTTCCAGCTACGTCACCGAGCTCGTCCGCGGTATGACCCTCGAGCAAGCCTCCAAGGTTAAGAACACCGAGATTGCCAAGGAACTCGTAAGTCTAGACCTGTTCTCCGTACCATGCTCCTATGCCTCTCGTGCACTATGAACTAACCGTGTTACCCAACACCCACAGTGCCTCCCCCCTGTCAAGTTGCACTGCAGCATGCTTGCTGAGGATGCCATCAAGGCCGCCATCAAGGACTACCGCACCAAGAACCCCCACGCCATGCCCACCAACCTCGCTGGCACCGGCGCCAAGTTCGAGACTGCCCAGGCCGCCTAAACCGGTCATCTACTGATTAGCCAGCCAGCTTGGGAGGATCTTAATGGGGCTTGTATGTTGGAGAAAGCTAAAAGTGGATTTTGCACAAAGAGCCGCAAACCTTGAAAAGGTCGGCCATGCATGCGTCGTGGGGTTTGTTGTCTCTTGTTTCTCATGGCGGGGGTTCTTGAAGGGATTATCATATCATCCATTAGCGGAGTCTTTCGGAGTTTTGGATTGATTTGGTGGGTAgttcttctttcttgttgtcgttgttgttgtttgtccaacaccacaaccactTTTTTGGGCTGGGTTGTTGCTGGCTGCGTTGTTATAACAGAAAAGCAAGCTCATTCTCCTTTCTAAACCTTTTATCCTGTTATGCCGCAACCTCATTGTCCCCATTTGTATGTTTATTACGATGACTTATGCGAATGGTATAATGTCAACATATAATGCACCCATACGACTGATTATCATGTGCTTGAAACAGTTGTAGTCATTGTTTCCTTTTAGTTTGATCGAAGCTTCCATCGGCTATTAGCTCACCCAGTTCATCGTTCCTTAACGATATAAGGCACTTCTCAACCACATTCGACAGCCTGCCTCTTCTCTCCCCGGTCCTTCTTCAGCACAGATCACTTTACAACTCCGATAATTCACACTAACCTTTACAACTCCGATAATTCACATCAACCAGCACGTACCCGCCCTTCCCACAAAAGCCATGGAAACGGACCCCGAATCCGACCTCTCCGCCCTTGGCTCTCAGCTCTCAAGCGACGTGGCAGACAACCAGCTCGACATTGAGTCCACCCTTCGCTCGTCCCAGTCCAAAATCAAAGAGCTGAGAAGAGAGCTCAACGCGGTCGACATTGTCATCGACAAGTTATTTGCGAGCTATACTGCCCTAACTAAGGCGTGGTCTAAAGTTGATCAGAAGGCGGGTTTGAGGAGGGAGCGAGAGTCGAGGGAAGGGAACGATAACGGGGAGGATGGGGAAGAAGGTAGAGATGAaaaggaggacgatgacgacaaAAAACGGAAACGAAAAGATTCCAGTGAAACAGAAGAACCTACTGCGACTAcaaaaagtagaagaagaagttcgAACAGTTCTTCTCCTCCCATAGACGTGTCGGAAGCTACACTCGATGCAGTGGCGAGGAtcctgccgctgccgctaccGCAGTTGGAAGAAGACAGTGGAAAGAGTgtggaggaaggggataTGACTGAAGCTGCCACTGGAGgtgtgggaggaggaggaggaggaggaggaggaggaggcagcaGTACAagtcatcaacagcaacagcaaggaATTAGAAAGAAAATCAACTTGGGTAAGAGAGAGGTGAAGAGGGTTAGGACTGTTAGTCCTGAATCTGGATCTGGATCTGGATCTGGACCTGGATCGGTGATGAAGAGCATTGAGGGGGATGAGGTTGATGGGAGTCACGAGAGGGATAGTCCAACTCTGGAAAGCGAGGGGGAATATGGACAAGAAGAATTGCCCGACAATGGGGGAGAAGTCAACTTTCGAAAGGACTTGCAAGTCAATGTTGTATTTCTGGAGCAGCAGTTCGAGAGATATGAGGAGGACATAAACAAAGGGTTGGAGCTGTATAAGAGCGATATGAACAGGAGGGTCGAAAGGTTGGAAAACGACATGAACGAGAGGGTCGAGAAGCTGGAGAGGAAAGTACACAAGAGCTTCGAGAAGTTGGAGAATTGGATGAGTTGGAACGAATGGGTCGGGGAGACGATCACTTATGGGGGAGATGATgcagatgatgaagatgaagaggaggaggacagtgaggaggacgatgaagatACTGACGAGcacgaagacgacgatgacgatgacgataaCGATGATAATGACGACAACTACAACGGAAACCTACCTTCGCCGCCAGACGATCACCCCCTGACAAATTCGGCTAACCATTGATCTGGAGATGACCCTGGTGATGGGTTACGTCCCGGATTGACATTGCAGATGACTCTTATCAACAGTAATGAGGTTGAAGGGGGAAGAGACGAGAAGCATGAGCATGATATCAAGACAGAGCTACCTGaggataatagtaataatgaTGTGGTGAATGAAGAGGCCGTCCGTTAAAGGAGACGAAGTCAAGCAGAGTAGCTCTGAAGTCAAGGTAGAGGCCGGAGGGGACCGTTTCCGCAAGAAATTGCCGAGACTGATTCTTCTAATGATGAAGGTATGAAAAGCGATCAGCACGAGGGCAATTCATAGAGTAACGGAGTTCTGTTGGGAAACTGGCAGCAGTTGGTTTATATGGACGGATGCCTCCAAGCCCCCCACATAGATTAGATCCAAGTAAAGGAAGACGTCGCAGAAAACATCAATGACCGTGTACACCACAGCAGACATGAGGAATATGTTTCTTTTTTACGAATGGACTTTCGATATGGTACAGGGAAGAGCACATGTGTTACCTGACAAATAGATTTCCATTTAGCTCTTGGGCGTTATAATCACAAAGTGTCTTGGGATACCATGGAGTGTGCACCTACACTACGTGTGTAGAGGGGCAGTAGTTCACAAACCAGGAATCCGATCTGCAGGCTCAGCAGGCAAGCAAGTGCGGGATGTCAAGGTTGGAATACCCGACGGAATTCGGAtcagaaagaaaaagaaaggaaacatATGGAATGCAGCCAAAAATGTAGAGACCAATGCCATTTAATGTCTTGTGTGACATCGCTCGGTGGCTTGTTAGTCGGCACTTGGCAACAAAAGGTTGGAGGTTACGAGATGACAACATCCTAGAAGACTTTGGAATATGTTTAGTGAACATCAAGGTCTGATGACCACGTGTCGTTCTGTGAGATTCTAATGAATCGAAAAGTGTCCGACGTCTCAATAGCCCATTGTACGAGGTTGTCGTCGGTTCAAAACGCCGAAGTATGTAACAATCGGCGTCTGTGATGTCCCGAACACCGCGTTAAAACGCCCCAGCTAGGGGGGGCGGCGTTACCATTTCTCCACAATCTTTGACGCTATAACGGCCCAAAGCTTATTTCCACCTTCAACATTTGTCAGCTGCTAGCGAAAGGAGGCTCCATAGCCCGTTATGTAAGCTTATACGCTGCGTGGGGGGTACAAGCTGGGAGTACACCATGTACCTCCTATCACCGAGTCGGTGTTTCCAGGGGCAGTTTCGAGTGCTGCAGAAGCTACCTCGGTATGGTTATGCAGAGAGGACAGGTATCGAGATGCATCCAGTACCTCAAACACCGAAACTCATCGGGTATAAAGTCCAAAGACCATCCTCGTTGTGCACTGCTTGATTTGTTTCCGTAGACATCTTCcactcatcttcatctcaaAGCATCAATACAGACACATACCATCACATTCATCACAATGGCggactcttcctctctcAAGCCCATCAAGGTCTACGGCCACACCGGCCCCAACCCGCCCAAGGTGATCATGGTCCTTGCCGAGCTCGGCATTCCCTATGACCTGGACAACATCCAAATCTCCCAGGCCAAGAGCCCCGAGTTCGTCAAGAACGTCAACCCCAACGGCCGCCTGCCCGCCATCCAGGACCCCAACACGGACCTCACCCTCTGGGAGTCCGGTGCGATCCTCGAGTACCTGACCGAGAAGTACGACAAGGAGCTCAAGCTCAGCTTCACCCCCGGCACCAACGACTTCTACCTCGCCCGCCAGTGGCTCTACTTCCAGACCACGGGCCAGGGCCCCTACTACGGCCAGGTCGCGTGGTTCAAGAGATACCACCCGGAGCCGGTGCCCAGCGCCGTTGAGAGATATGTCAAGGAGCTGAACCGCGTGTCGAGCGTGATGGAGGACCACTTGCAGACGCAGAAGGAGAAGTACGGCACCGAGGAGCCGTGGTTTGTGGGCAACAAGTTCAGCTACGTCGACATTGCGTTTGCGCCGTGGCAGCACATTGTCGGCGTGATGCTGACCAAGGAGGAGTATGATGAGGACAAGTACCCATTGATCCACGCCTGGTTGGAGAGGTTGAGGGCGAGAAAGCCCATCAAGGACGCTTTGGATAACATGATTCCTGCTGGTGGCCCTCCTCCTAAGCAGAACGAGTAAGGAAGGGCTTGTACCTACTCGACGAAGTAGCTAGAGAGGATAATGTATTTTTACAAGTGTGTCTGAGCGAAACTTGCTGGATAGTATAATCTAGACTGTTGGGTCAAGGTGGAATGAATCTTTTTAACATCGAGTAACTGTCGGATCTGTGATGCTTGGGTTCGCAGAACTACCTCTAAAATTGGATGACTTTCTTGTTCTGTTATGGTCAGCTGTAGTGGGGTCAAGCTGCATGCATGAGATCTTGTACAACCCAGCTGCGCTCTGGGATCTTGTCGCAGTCTACACGATACTTCAAGTAAGCAAGACTTTATGATACAAAAGCTAAAGTATTCGACTAAGTGACTTGAAACCACAATATGAATAGCTGATGAAAAgagaggtggtgatgttgcaactttggtgttgatgacAACATTCTACACCAACACCCCACCAAgacaggtacctacctagctgaGCTAGCCTACTGTAAGTTGCCTGCCGGGACCCTCTTGTAGCGGTACATCGGAAGCTTGGGCCTTGGCACTGCCCCTCCAAAGTCCACGCCAAGCCCACTGTTTGGATTCTGGAGCTCCCTGACAACGGGCAAACGCCCCAAAGTAAACAAATCCCACCAGCCATTCCCGGTCCATCTTCCTGTCATCACCAACTCCAGATTTCAATTGCCAATCAACCCGTCAATCTTCGACACAGTCACGGCCGCCCTAACTGTCCGAACCAATTattcctcatcctccatccACATACCAACTAGATAGACCAAGCAAGCGTCGCAATGTCTTCCAAGGCCCccgaaaaggaaaaagacaaggacaagtcCAAGGTGCACCGGCTGTCGCTCAAGGGAAGCGCAAAGCTTGTTGCCGAGTTTGTAAGTTCTGCGCAGCTCCCTGAATCGTCTGTCGATGCGATTGCATAACTAACAATAGCCCAATCATGACAGTTTCAATACTCCATTCATACCATTCTGTATGCCAATCATGCCGTTCCCGTTCGACCTCCAAGCGCTGTCGACTAACCCGTCGCATCCAGTTTCCAACGAGGCGTCTACCCGGCCGAAGACTTCACCACCGTCAAGAAGTATGGCCTGAACATGCTCGTCTCCGCCGACGACCAAGTCCGCGCATACATCAAGAGGATCATGTCCCAGCTCCACAAGTGGATGGTGGGCAGCAAGATCTCCAAGCTGGTCATTGTCATTACCGACAAGGACACGGGCGAGCACGTTGAGAGGTGGCAGTTTGACGTCAGTAATTTCCTCGTCCCCCTCTTATAAACCGACTCCAAGCTAATCCGTGGTCTATAGGTCCAAATATTCTCCAAAGCCGCCCAATCCAAGACCAAATCCCAACCCGCTTCCGCTACCACCGACGACAACCAAAATCAATCTCCTAACGAAAACGCAgccgcctccaccgccgcctcaACTCCCACACCTCCACTCGACAAGACCGAAGCCGAGATCCAAGCCGAGATCGCCGCCATCTTCCGCCAGATCACCGCCTCCGTCACCTTCCTGCCCCAGCTCAGTGGCGACTGCACCTTCAACGTGCTGGTCTACGCCGACGCCGACAGCGACGTGCCAGTCGAGTG
It encodes:
- a CDS encoding iron sulfur cluster assembly protein 1; translation: MFSRSVRAVSGRVLANAVRPTVMPAARQIAPAVAVVAKRSYHEKVLDHYSRPRNVGTLDKKDKSVGEGLVGAPACGDVMRLHIKVDPETGVISDVKFKTFGCGSAIASSSYVTELVRGMTLEQASKVKNTEIAKELCLPPVKLHCSMLAEDAIKAAIKDYRTKNPHAMPTNLAGTGAKFETAQAA
- the gst-1 gene encoding glutathione transferase; its protein translation is MADSSSLKPIKVYGHTGPNPPKVIMVLAELGIPYDLDNIQISQAKSPEFVKNVNPNGRLPAIQDPNTDLTLWESGAILEYLTEKYDKELKLSFTPGTNDFYLARQWLYFQTTGQGPYYGQVAWFKRYHPEPVPSAVERYVKELNRVSSVMEDHLQTQKEKYGTEEPWFVGNKFSYVDIAFAPWQHIVGVMLTKEEYDEDKYPLIHAWLERLRARKPIKDALDNMIPAGGPPPKQNE
- a CDS encoding mitotic spindle checkpoint component MAD2; amino-acid sequence: MSSKAPEKEKDKDKSKVHRLSLKGSAKLVAEFFQYSIHTILFQRGVYPAEDFTTVKKYGLNMLVSADDQVRAYIKRIMSQLHKWMVGSKISKLVIVITDKDTGEHVERWQFDVQIFSKAAQSKTKSQPASATTDDNQNQSPNENAAASTAASTPTPPLDKTEAEIQAEIAAIFRQITASVTFLPQLSGDCTFNVLVYADADSDVPVEWGDSDAKEIVNGERVQLRGFSTTNHRVDTLVSYRLAD